From a region of the Vaginimicrobium propionicum genome:
- a CDS encoding PspC domain-containing protein, with amino-acid sequence MTNYPTNPPRGPLVRPKNGRMISGVCLALARYFNVDVAIIRLLALLLGLVSGGTAAIAYLIAIVLIPEQGNSGPTDTFRSN; translated from the coding sequence ATGACCAACTACCCAACCAATCCCCCACGCGGCCCGTTAGTGCGTCCTAAAAATGGCCGCATGATTTCTGGGGTTTGTTTAGCATTGGCTCGCTATTTCAACGTGGACGTCGCAATCATCCGCCTCCTAGCCCTGCTATTAGGGCTGGTGTCCGGCGGTACCGCAGCTATCGCTTACCTGATTGCCATAGTGCTCATCCCAGAACAAGGCAATAGCGGGCCAACCGACACTTTCAGGTCTAACTAG
- a CDS encoding ABC transporter ATP-binding protein: MLSVRDVSKAFFPRTINEKVALRNICLELDSGDFVTVIGSNGAGKSTLLNIVAGRYRPDIGSVLINGVDVTKQPDYTVAKQVGRVFQDPMSGTAPHLTIEENLAIAWARSRRRGLARGVTKARREQFREELKILELGLENRLTARVGLLSGGQRQALSLIMASFTQPAILLLDEHTAALDPQRAALITRLTKEVIARHGLTAMMVTHNMEQALALGNKLIMMHEGRIILELAGEEKAKATVPDLLAKFEELAGGDAVSDRMLFA, from the coding sequence ATGCTTAGTGTTCGCGATGTTTCTAAAGCATTCTTCCCGCGTACCATCAATGAAAAAGTGGCGCTACGCAATATCTGTTTAGAATTGGATTCTGGGGATTTTGTTACCGTAATTGGTTCCAATGGCGCTGGCAAATCGACTTTACTCAATATTGTTGCTGGTCGTTACCGTCCAGATATTGGCTCGGTGCTGATTAACGGTGTAGACGTGACGAAACAACCCGACTACACGGTGGCTAAACAAGTAGGGCGAGTTTTCCAAGACCCAATGTCTGGCACTGCCCCGCACTTAACTATTGAGGAAAACCTAGCAATCGCGTGGGCGCGTAGCCGTAGACGAGGCTTAGCGCGTGGAGTAACTAAAGCTCGGCGTGAACAATTCCGGGAAGAATTAAAAATCTTGGAGTTAGGGCTGGAAAATCGTTTGACGGCTCGCGTTGGGTTACTTTCTGGCGGTCAACGCCAAGCATTAAGCCTAATCATGGCGTCCTTCACACAACCAGCCATTCTGCTGTTGGACGAGCACACGGCTGCTCTCGACCCACAACGGGCAGCGCTAATCACCCGCTTAACTAAAGAAGTGATTGCCAGACACGGGCTGACCGCGATGATGGTTACACACAATATGGAACAAGCACTAGCGCTAGGCAATAAGCTCATCATGATGCACGAAGGCAGAATCATTCTTGAATTGGCAGGTGAAGAAAAAGCCAAAGCAACAGTTCCTGATTTACTAGCGAAATTCGAAGAATTAGCCGGTGGTGACGCTGTTAGCGACCGGATGTTATTCGCCTAA
- a CDS encoding ABC transporter substrate-binding protein: protein MRKILSAITALTALTLVLTGCSKSADAPKDGNSKAYRIGITQIVSHPSLDDAREGFKQALADAGLEVEYDEQNAQSDQATASAIANKFAGANLDLILAISTPVAQATTQVITDKPILFTAVTDPVAADLVASNEAPGGNVTGTTDMNPVADQIALVKQVKPDAKTVGIIYSSGEVNSEVQVKVAREAAAKEGLEVVEKTISTGAEVVQAAQALSGVDAIYVPTDNNVVSGLDSVIQVAEDAKIPLIAGETVSVEKGALISVGLDYFTLGQQTGQMAVKILTQGADPATMPVEEQEKPRLVINMGAAKRMGIEIPQALLDKADKKVD, encoded by the coding sequence ATGCGCAAAATCTTATCTGCGATAACAGCATTGACAGCACTGACATTAGTTTTGACTGGGTGCAGCAAATCCGCTGACGCACCCAAAGACGGTAATTCCAAGGCTTACCGCATTGGGATAACACAGATCGTCTCCCACCCCTCACTCGATGATGCGCGGGAAGGCTTTAAGCAGGCACTCGCTGACGCTGGCCTAGAGGTGGAATATGACGAGCAGAATGCGCAATCTGACCAGGCGACAGCATCGGCTATCGCCAATAAATTCGCTGGCGCCAACCTGGATTTGATTCTTGCGATATCTACTCCAGTAGCCCAAGCCACCACCCAAGTTATTACCGACAAACCAATTCTTTTCACCGCTGTAACCGACCCGGTAGCCGCCGACCTAGTGGCCTCCAATGAAGCACCAGGGGGCAATGTCACCGGCACCACCGACATGAATCCGGTTGCTGACCAGATCGCTTTAGTCAAGCAGGTCAAACCTGATGCTAAAACTGTTGGCATTATCTACTCGTCTGGGGAAGTAAACTCCGAGGTTCAAGTCAAGGTTGCCCGCGAAGCTGCCGCTAAAGAAGGCCTGGAGGTAGTAGAGAAAACCATTTCTACGGGCGCTGAGGTCGTCCAAGCTGCCCAGGCATTAAGTGGTGTGGACGCTATCTACGTACCTACCGATAACAACGTTGTGTCCGGCCTAGATTCTGTTATTCAGGTTGCTGAGGACGCGAAGATTCCGCTAATCGCCGGGGAAACCGTCTCAGTAGAAAAAGGCGCCCTGATTTCTGTGGGGCTCGACTATTTCACACTCGGTCAGCAAACCGGCCAGATGGCTGTCAAGATTTTGACCCAAGGCGCAGACCCAGCCACTATGCCGGTCGAAGAACAAGAGAAACCGCGCCTGGTAATAAATATGGGTGCCGCTAAGCGGATGGGCATAGAGATTCCGCAGGCTCTCTTAGACAAGGCCGACAAGAAGGTTGACTGA
- a CDS encoding cold-shock protein — MPSGRVRFFDAEKGFGFISKDGGGDVYVRASALPAGVTALKAGQRVEFGVIESRRGEKALSVELVDSKPSLSKASRKKPEELAIVFEDLVKVLDQLGNGYKHGRYPNPQTAKKVATMLRGVADELEL, encoded by the coding sequence GTGCCCAGCGGCAGAGTGCGTTTCTTCGATGCGGAGAAAGGCTTTGGTTTTATCTCTAAAGATGGAGGCGGTGACGTCTATGTGCGCGCCAGTGCCTTGCCTGCTGGCGTTACGGCGTTAAAGGCGGGTCAACGGGTAGAATTCGGCGTCATTGAGTCTAGGCGTGGCGAGAAAGCTCTTAGTGTGGAATTGGTAGATTCCAAACCGTCACTGTCTAAGGCTTCCCGCAAAAAGCCCGAAGAATTAGCTATCGTCTTCGAGGATTTAGTTAAGGTGCTAGACCAGCTAGGTAACGGTTATAAACACGGCCGCTATCCGAACCCTCAGACTGCTAAGAAAGTGGCGACCATGTTGCGTGGCGTCGCCGATGAACTGGAACTTTAA
- a CDS encoding response regulator transcription factor, translating into MNDELHEGPWRVVLVDDHGIFRSGVRAELATKAPEKIEVVGEGEDVASAVAIIRKVKPDVVLLDVHLPGGGGAEVVKQIHHSDVDVKFLALSVSDAQTDVISVIRAGARGYVTKSISTADLVAAIERVGTNDAVFSPRLAGFVLDAFSGSIEVASIDEDLDRLSNREREVMKLIARGYSYKEVAKELFISIKTVETHVSSVLRKLQLSNRYQLTKWATDRKLV; encoded by the coding sequence ATGAACGACGAATTACATGAGGGTCCTTGGCGCGTGGTGCTAGTAGATGACCACGGTATTTTCCGTTCCGGAGTGCGAGCCGAACTGGCTACTAAAGCGCCCGAGAAAATAGAAGTTGTGGGTGAGGGTGAAGACGTAGCTTCGGCGGTGGCCATTATTCGCAAAGTAAAACCAGATGTTGTCTTGCTTGATGTCCACCTGCCTGGCGGTGGTGGCGCTGAAGTGGTTAAACAGATTCACCACAGCGACGTGGACGTTAAATTCTTGGCTCTTTCCGTCTCTGATGCCCAAACTGATGTCATATCCGTTATTCGTGCTGGCGCTAGGGGATATGTTACGAAATCAATAAGCACTGCTGATCTGGTGGCCGCTATTGAACGGGTTGGCACTAATGATGCAGTGTTTTCGCCAAGACTTGCAGGTTTCGTCCTAGACGCATTCTCTGGCTCAATAGAAGTTGCCAGTATAGACGAGGATCTAGATCGGCTCTCCAATAGAGAACGCGAAGTGATGAAGCTGATAGCGCGCGGCTATTCCTATAAAGAGGTTGCTAAAGAGTTGTTTATCTCTATCAAGACGGTAGAGACCCACGTCTCAAGTGTGCTCAGAAAATTGCAGTTATCTAACCGCTATCAACTGACGAAATGGGCCACAGACCGCAAGTTAGTGTGA
- a CDS encoding ABC transporter permease, whose translation MLAWLDLGLIYGLMALGVYLTFRVLDFADLTIDGSFTTGAGTTAVLLVAGWQPLAATAIGGAVGLVAGLITGLLNTWGKIHPLLAGILTQIGLYSINLRIMGKANVPLLRSDTVFTGLRQGGLLGSPASVALLAGVLGIFVVVLCWFLSTDIGLGLRATGDNESMARAQGINTDAMKLIGLSLSNGLVALSGALFAQYQGFADIGMGIGLIVAGLASVIIGTAIITNGRIWITAIAVVIGSIIYRGIIQAALAIPWFNPNDMKLLSAVIVILALILPRWDVFSRIRNRTRTSQFSVEPWDTPDPEELDSGDARPPSRGVTKRARGKTNA comes from the coding sequence ATGCTCGCCTGGCTTGATCTAGGTCTAATTTACGGGTTGATGGCTCTAGGCGTTTATCTGACTTTTAGGGTTCTCGATTTTGCTGATTTAACCATTGACGGCAGCTTCACTACTGGGGCCGGCACTACTGCTGTGTTACTGGTTGCTGGCTGGCAACCGCTAGCCGCAACCGCCATCGGTGGGGCAGTTGGTCTGGTAGCTGGGCTAATTACTGGCCTGCTGAACACCTGGGGAAAAATTCACCCACTGCTAGCAGGAATTTTGACCCAAATCGGTTTGTACTCCATAAACCTTAGAATTATGGGTAAAGCCAATGTGCCGCTACTGCGTTCAGATACAGTTTTCACCGGATTACGCCAAGGTGGTCTACTAGGCTCACCAGCCTCTGTTGCCTTGTTGGCTGGGGTGCTAGGTATTTTCGTGGTTGTCTTATGTTGGTTTTTATCCACCGACATCGGGCTAGGGTTGCGTGCAACCGGTGACAACGAATCTATGGCCAGAGCTCAAGGCATCAACACCGACGCCATGAAATTGATCGGGCTATCTCTATCTAATGGGTTGGTTGCCTTGTCAGGCGCGTTATTCGCGCAATATCAAGGTTTCGCTGATATTGGGATGGGCATCGGCTTGATTGTCGCTGGTTTGGCGTCCGTAATTATCGGCACCGCGATTATCACCAACGGCAGGATCTGGATAACTGCTATTGCGGTAGTTATCGGCTCAATTATCTACCGTGGAATTATTCAAGCCGCTCTTGCTATCCCATGGTTTAACCCGAATGACATGAAATTGTTGAGCGCTGTCATCGTCATTTTGGCGCTGATATTGCCGCGCTGGGACGTTTTCAGCCGAATCCGTAACCGCACCCGCACCAGCCAATTCTCAGTAGAGCCATGGGATACTCCAGACCCAGAAGAACTTGATTCCGGCGATGCTAGACCCCCAAGCAGAGGTGTCACTAAGAGAGCGAGGGGCAAGACTAATGCTTAG
- a CDS encoding HAD family hydrolase, with protein MTESSDIRLVAVDMDGTLLDSNKTFDTQRFSAVLKELRDKDIRFVAASGRQLGGVQRHFEDVGQVDCIAENGALIIADGKILALTEINQAAVREAVAVIEQLPQVGFFACTVSAAYVLPTVNPDLVDEMRPYYSEIRKVDSFDHCPEPILKLALAFPAEVTQEYVGQLSATLPSSVTATSSGFGFIDVVAAGVNKGVALSWLTKKMGLAAKNIAAIGDGGNDIEMLQYAGKSLVVANGCAEAKAVADALIGSNDESGVIAWLETLVAD; from the coding sequence ATGACTGAGTCCTCTGATATTCGGCTAGTGGCTGTAGATATGGACGGCACACTGCTAGACAGCAATAAGACTTTTGATACCCAGCGTTTTAGTGCAGTACTAAAAGAGCTACGCGACAAGGATATTCGCTTTGTTGCTGCTAGCGGACGCCAGCTTGGGGGAGTGCAGCGTCACTTTGAGGATGTCGGCCAGGTGGACTGTATCGCCGAGAATGGGGCGTTGATAATCGCAGACGGCAAGATTTTGGCTTTGACTGAAATCAACCAAGCAGCAGTGCGTGAAGCCGTGGCCGTTATCGAGCAGCTACCGCAGGTGGGTTTCTTCGCCTGTACAGTGTCAGCCGCCTACGTTTTGCCTACAGTTAATCCTGATTTGGTGGACGAGATGCGTCCCTACTATTCCGAGATTCGCAAGGTAGACTCCTTTGACCACTGCCCAGAACCAATCTTGAAATTGGCACTGGCTTTCCCTGCCGAGGTTACTCAAGAATATGTTGGCCAGTTAAGCGCCACTCTGCCGTCATCCGTGACGGCCACATCTAGCGGGTTTGGGTTTATCGACGTTGTGGCGGCTGGGGTCAATAAAGGTGTGGCGCTATCTTGGTTGACCAAGAAAATGGGTCTGGCCGCAAAGAACATTGCCGCCATAGGTGATGGCGGCAATGATATTGAAATGCTGCAATACGCCGGAAAATCCCTAGTAGTGGCCAATGGGTGTGCCGAAGCTAAGGCTGTCGCCGACGCGTTAATCGGATCCAATGATGAGTCTGGCGTTATTGCTTGGTTAGAAACTCTAGTCGCTGACTAA
- a CDS encoding NUDIX hydrolase: MAYGRRGLIMGPAERPIRKREAARVVVRAQGKVLVEIDSDPGVADFTWLITPGGGIDAGESPRETAVRELFEETGLKITVDDLAGPIARRIVSHGYSDQILIQEEVFYLLDLAETFTPDDTFFTDAERTTMQGFLWLEPKDLAGRRVWPVELGHLAGFSGEDFIDLGEVEESSVPI; this comes from the coding sequence ATGGCTTATGGACGGCGTGGCCTAATAATGGGTCCGGCTGAGCGTCCGATCAGAAAGCGTGAGGCTGCGCGCGTGGTAGTGCGTGCTCAAGGCAAAGTGCTGGTAGAGATCGATTCTGACCCTGGAGTGGCTGATTTTACTTGGCTCATCACCCCTGGCGGCGGTATAGACGCTGGGGAGAGCCCACGCGAGACGGCTGTGCGCGAACTCTTTGAAGAAACCGGCCTGAAAATAACTGTAGATGACCTGGCTGGCCCGATTGCTCGCCGAATAGTCTCGCATGGCTACTCAGATCAGATTCTTATTCAAGAAGAAGTTTTCTACTTACTGGATTTAGCGGAAACCTTCACCCCTGATGACACGTTTTTTACCGATGCGGAACGAACCACGATGCAAGGTTTCTTGTGGCTTGAACCAAAAGACCTAGCCGGGCGCAGGGTTTGGCCAGTCGAACTCGGCCACCTCGCTGGTTTCAGTGGTGAGGATTTCATTGACTTAGGCGAGGTTGAAGAATCTAGTGTCCCAATATAG
- a CDS encoding ATP-binding protein produces the protein MEHPFYRQPPNFYRPGYWSRPGYWSPSPPRIKPKQPRSSLARDSANGVIAGVASGLAPHLGWPTWLLRLSFIALTFTSLAGVALYGLFWLLMPVRVKEQPAAPGIAAASHQNMRATTQPRRRPASVISALVMIGIGLTISVYKLGSGPETPIFWPFMAGVVGVALIWRQADKASVSIGSASWLADLKAGKGWRDFVRIGAGVALIGASISAILAIRMGLESLPRTLAIVAGVAAGMLLLALPWLHSYYRTLEEARNAKIVADTRADMAAHLHDSVLQTLALIQLQADEPKTVARLARRQERELRTWLYGDQTRATTLKSALEEAAGAVEDEWSVSVSVVCVSDTEISDDLDAMVLAAREAMTNAAKHSGASNIDVYAEVQDIDDAKLVQIFIRDRGSGFDLDSIADDRQGVRNSIIARMARHGGSAAIKSAPAEGTEIRLEMKI, from the coding sequence ATGGAACACCCATTCTACCGTCAGCCTCCGAACTTTTATCGGCCTGGCTATTGGTCTCGGCCTGGCTATTGGTCGCCCAGCCCGCCTCGTATCAAACCCAAACAGCCACGCTCAAGCCTGGCTCGCGATAGCGCTAATGGCGTTATCGCTGGTGTAGCGTCTGGGCTAGCCCCTCATCTCGGATGGCCAACCTGGTTATTGAGGTTGAGCTTCATAGCTTTGACGTTTACTAGTCTGGCAGGGGTGGCCTTATATGGTCTGTTCTGGTTATTGATGCCAGTTCGTGTCAAAGAACAACCTGCAGCTCCTGGGATTGCGGCCGCTAGCCACCAAAATATGCGTGCTACAACGCAACCTCGCCGTCGTCCAGCATCGGTTATTTCTGCGTTGGTGATGATCGGCATTGGCTTGACGATCAGTGTTTACAAGCTTGGTTCCGGGCCTGAAACCCCAATTTTTTGGCCATTTATGGCTGGCGTAGTTGGTGTCGCTTTGATTTGGCGTCAAGCTGATAAAGCCAGTGTCTCAATCGGTTCCGCTAGTTGGCTAGCAGATCTTAAAGCGGGCAAAGGTTGGCGTGACTTCGTTCGGATAGGGGCTGGGGTGGCGCTGATTGGTGCGTCAATAAGCGCAATCTTGGCAATCAGGATGGGTTTGGAATCCTTGCCTAGAACGCTAGCGATCGTTGCGGGGGTAGCTGCGGGAATGCTGTTACTGGCACTGCCCTGGTTGCACAGCTATTACCGAACTTTAGAAGAAGCGCGCAACGCGAAAATTGTCGCGGATACTCGAGCCGACATGGCAGCTCACCTGCATGATTCCGTGCTACAAACTTTGGCATTGATACAGCTGCAAGCTGATGAGCCTAAGACGGTGGCTAGATTGGCTCGAAGACAAGAGCGTGAGTTGCGCACTTGGTTATATGGTGACCAAACGCGAGCCACGACTCTGAAATCAGCTCTTGAAGAAGCAGCCGGTGCTGTAGAAGATGAGTGGTCGGTTTCGGTGAGTGTGGTGTGCGTCTCAGATACCGAAATTTCTGACGATTTGGACGCGATGGTTCTTGCTGCTCGAGAGGCGATGACGAACGCTGCTAAACATTCCGGCGCCTCAAACATTGACGTATACGCCGAAGTGCAAGATATTGACGACGCCAAGTTGGTCCAGATTTTCATTCGCGACCGAGGCAGTGGTTTTGACCTAGACTCAATCGCCGATGATCGACAAGGAGTGCGTAACTCGATAATCGCCCGCATGGCTCGCCATGGCGGATCTGCTGCCATAAAATCGGCACCGGCAGAAGGTACGGAAATAAGACTGGAGATGAAGATATGA
- a CDS encoding PspC domain-containing protein — MSSPVPPLPVKLTRNKEASKFAGVSAAIADRLGIDPLVVRALFVLASFCGGAGVVSYLSIWALTPSSATDQAPLDSIGKQWRRISGPVYLTVIFVMALFVGCLIHFPLGISPIIVVGLAVLIGSQLDYRPPKPAPLFTPTDYQPAIEQPAAKPKTTGSLARILLLSGAIVAGSIVGITTDSPAYGAAIALAAIAFSLLILARRGHNLVLIIVGALIAVLALTSAFVQRYWVEEPNLIYADNISQTVIDSQRAVVVVDPPLEQEEITLKIRYSEVTLVMPEDRNVTITVDSDEYSKVLTGMPPQLSYKGNNTWDWQAPAAQESNPLKLTITTESSLLEAGL, encoded by the coding sequence ATGAGCTCGCCTGTACCTCCCTTGCCGGTCAAATTGACCCGCAACAAAGAGGCGAGCAAATTTGCTGGCGTCTCCGCCGCCATAGCTGACCGGTTAGGCATTGACCCGTTAGTCGTGCGTGCGCTATTTGTACTAGCTAGCTTTTGCGGTGGAGCCGGCGTGGTCAGCTATTTATCTATCTGGGCTTTGACGCCATCCAGCGCCACTGACCAAGCACCACTCGATAGCATAGGTAAGCAATGGCGGCGAATTTCTGGGCCAGTATATCTAACCGTAATTTTTGTAATGGCATTATTTGTCGGCTGCCTTATCCACTTCCCACTAGGGATATCACCAATAATCGTGGTTGGGCTAGCCGTCTTGATTGGCTCGCAGTTAGATTATCGCCCACCAAAACCAGCACCGCTGTTTACGCCCACCGACTATCAGCCCGCCATCGAACAACCCGCCGCCAAACCAAAAACAACCGGCTCACTTGCCCGCATTCTGCTGCTGAGCGGTGCAATCGTTGCTGGCTCAATTGTTGGCATAACCACAGACTCGCCCGCCTATGGAGCCGCCATCGCATTGGCTGCCATCGCTTTTAGCTTGTTGATCTTGGCTAGACGAGGTCACAATCTGGTGCTAATTATCGTCGGCGCTTTGATAGCTGTTCTAGCGTTAACTTCTGCTTTCGTGCAACGCTACTGGGTCGAAGAACCAAATCTGATCTATGCCGACAATATAAGCCAAACTGTCATCGATTCCCAGCGAGCTGTGGTCGTTGTTGACCCACCACTTGAGCAGGAAGAAATTACCCTAAAAATACGTTATTCGGAAGTTACCTTAGTTATGCCCGAGGATCGCAACGTGACTATAACAGTCGACAGCGACGAATATTCAAAGGTTCTAACTGGAATGCCCCCTCAGCTGAGCTATAAAGGCAACAACACTTGGGATTGGCAAGCACCAGCTGCTCAAGAGTCCAACCCACTTAAATTGACCATAACTACTGAGTCGTCCCTCTTGGAGGCCGGATTATGA
- a CDS encoding DUF3027 domain-containing protein → MAELDQVTAAAVDEARQAACSAAADFGVGDYLGAEAEGVRVVTHYFDCPHSGYPGWRWAVTMVRASRARRATINEVTLLPGEDALRSPEWVPWADRLLPGDVAPGTMLPTADNDPRLEPGYTGGELSADEDPAEWALTRAIAADLGLGRQRVLSSDGRAAAAERWLGGEGGPDNAMSHQAPSSCLTCGYWVRLSGQLGRIFGVCANEYSPSDARVTACSHGCGGHSDVVASQRPSRLPAPVLDTIHVDENLFV, encoded by the coding sequence ATGGCAGAGCTAGATCAGGTAACCGCTGCCGCCGTTGATGAGGCAAGGCAAGCCGCCTGTTCCGCGGCTGCAGATTTTGGCGTAGGTGACTATTTAGGTGCCGAGGCTGAAGGGGTGCGGGTAGTTACCCACTATTTCGACTGCCCACATTCGGGATATCCGGGCTGGCGTTGGGCGGTCACTATGGTCAGGGCGTCGAGAGCTAGGCGTGCCACCATCAATGAGGTGACTTTATTGCCTGGCGAAGATGCGCTGCGCTCACCTGAATGGGTGCCCTGGGCTGATCGATTACTGCCCGGTGACGTTGCTCCCGGCACAATGTTGCCCACTGCCGATAACGACCCCAGACTAGAACCTGGCTATACCGGGGGCGAGTTATCCGCCGACGAAGACCCCGCGGAGTGGGCTTTGACTAGGGCGATAGCTGCTGATCTTGGTTTAGGACGCCAACGAGTACTCTCTAGCGATGGGCGGGCAGCAGCAGCTGAACGATGGTTAGGCGGTGAGGGTGGACCGGATAACGCGATGAGCCATCAAGCGCCATCTTCGTGTCTAACCTGTGGGTATTGGGTGCGGCTATCTGGTCAGCTGGGACGCATCTTTGGGGTATGTGCTAATGAGTATTCACCCTCAGACGCTAGGGTTACTGCTTGCAGCCACGGGTGCGGCGGGCATTCAGATGTGGTCGCCAGCCAACGCCCGAGCCGGTTGCCGGCTCCCGTCCTAGATACGATTCACGTAGACGAGAATCTATTTGTTTAG